A single genomic interval of Bradyrhizobium sp. AZCC 1693 harbors:
- a CDS encoding response regulator transcription factor: MSITVVIADRHPVVLQGLSNVLGAHSDFKIVASCIDGPACVEAIRNLAPDIAILDGSMPGMTGPEILSLVNAENPSTRFVFFTASEVERELVMSAAADGYSYISKDVEPEILVQSLRQVAGGGPLLPPPAADQAVGREQAVISENALAVLTDRERQIMRLVSEGLSNKEIGRRLKITDGTIKVHLHHIFQKLEISNRTVLAAIAISQDDGGGIVPEHESLRIRRERT; this comes from the coding sequence ATGAGTATCACCGTCGTGATTGCAGATCGGCATCCTGTAGTGTTGCAGGGTTTGAGCAACGTGCTTGGGGCCCATTCCGATTTCAAGATTGTTGCATCTTGCATCGATGGTCCGGCCTGCGTCGAAGCAATTCGGAATCTAGCGCCGGACATAGCTATTCTCGACGGCTCGATGCCTGGCATGACCGGGCCGGAGATCCTCTCCCTCGTAAACGCCGAGAATCCTTCCACGCGGTTCGTCTTTTTCACCGCATCTGAAGTGGAACGTGAGCTGGTCATGTCAGCCGCCGCCGACGGTTACAGCTACATCTCAAAGGATGTGGAGCCCGAAATTCTCGTGCAGTCCTTGCGCCAGGTTGCGGGAGGCGGGCCGCTGTTGCCGCCGCCCGCTGCCGACCAGGCCGTAGGTCGTGAGCAAGCTGTAATCTCGGAGAACGCACTGGCTGTGCTGACAGACCGGGAGCGCCAGATCATGCGGTTGGTGTCCGAAGGGCTGTCGAACAAGGAAATTGGCCGACGCCTGAAGATTACGGACGGCACCATCAAGGTGCATCTTCACCACATCTTTCAGAAGCTTGAAATCAGCAACCGGACGGTACTCGCAGCCATTGCGATCTCGCAGGATGATGGTGGTGGTATCGTCCCGGAACATGAATCATTGCGGATTCGTCGTGAACGAACGTAG
- a CDS encoding molybdopterin-dependent oxidoreductase: MTFQINGKEFSESPRAGQCLRTFLRELGHFGVKKGCDAGDCGACTVLIDGEPVHSCLIPAFRADGHAVTTIEGLAPDGGIHPMQQAFLDAQGFQCGFCTSGMILTCASLNQAQRQDLGAALKGNICRCTGYRSIEDALNGKNNIEDAAAGGAFGRSLPAPAGPQVVRGAARYTFDVAPEGMLHIKMLRSPHPHARIIAIDKTAALAIPGVHTVLTSEDAPDRLFSTARHEWDWMDPDDTKVLDNVVRFIGQKVAAVIAETEAAAEEGCRRLEVQYEVLPAVIGPAAAIAPDAPVLHGDKTIENRVANAGRNIAAEIHGEFGDVAAALAQAAVTFEGTFTTQRVQHAALETHGGLAWVGADGILNVRSSTQVPFLIRRTLADLFHLPPDRVRVFCERVGGGFGGKQEMFVEDILALAALKTGRPVKFELTREEQFIATSTRHPMQVTVKAGADKDGKLTALQLDVLSNTGAYGNHAGPVLFHSVLECISVYNCPNKKVDGVAAYTNTVPAGAFRGYGLPQTLIAVEAAIDELAKQLGISPFEMRRRNVVKPGDPMLSPPESKYHDVLYGSYGLDQCLDLVERALAAEAPMPSLSADWLTGDGIALTMIDTVPPAGHFADCSISLREDGGFDLTVGTAEFGNGTSTVHCQIAASALATTVDRIRLLQSDTAHGGHDTGAYGSAGTFVAGRATQAAAEALAGQLKQFAASLLGENPDACTLDNHAAVCAGRRTPFALLATSAHALGKMLSASGNSSGTPRSVAFNVQGFRVAVNKYTGELKVLKSVQAADAGRVANPMQCRGQVEGGVAQSLGAALYEEMVIDDNGRVINPKFRDYHLPSFADIPRTDVFFADTSDTLGPMGAKSMSESPYNPVAAALGNAIANATGIRFTATPFKPDRLWPLLHEKFGK; this comes from the coding sequence ATGACGTTCCAGATCAACGGCAAGGAGTTTTCCGAATCCCCGCGAGCCGGGCAGTGCCTGCGGACGTTCCTGCGCGAACTCGGGCATTTCGGCGTCAAGAAGGGCTGCGACGCCGGCGATTGCGGCGCCTGCACCGTGCTGATCGACGGCGAGCCGGTGCATAGTTGTCTGATCCCGGCCTTCCGCGCCGACGGTCACGCAGTGACGACGATCGAAGGCCTTGCGCCGGATGGTGGCATCCATCCGATGCAGCAGGCGTTCCTGGATGCGCAGGGCTTTCAATGCGGCTTCTGCACATCAGGCATGATCTTGACCTGCGCATCGCTGAACCAGGCGCAGCGGCAGGACCTCGGCGCCGCGCTGAAAGGCAATATCTGTCGCTGCACCGGCTATCGCTCGATCGAGGATGCGCTGAACGGCAAGAACAACATCGAAGACGCCGCCGCGGGCGGCGCATTCGGCCGCAGCCTCCCTGCCCCCGCCGGACCGCAGGTGGTGCGCGGCGCGGCGCGCTATACGTTCGATGTCGCGCCGGAAGGTATGCTCCATATCAAGATGCTGCGCTCGCCGCATCCGCACGCCAGGATCATCGCGATCGACAAGACTGCCGCGCTCGCCATTCCGGGCGTGCATACCGTACTGACGTCAGAAGACGCACCGGACCGCTTGTTCTCGACCGCGCGGCACGAGTGGGACTGGATGGACCCGGACGATACAAAGGTGCTCGACAATGTCGTCCGCTTTATCGGACAGAAGGTTGCCGCCGTGATCGCCGAGACCGAAGCCGCCGCGGAAGAAGGCTGCAGGCGGCTCGAGGTTCAGTATGAAGTCCTGCCAGCGGTGATCGGTCCTGCCGCCGCGATCGCACCTGACGCCCCCGTGCTGCACGGTGACAAGACAATCGAAAACCGCGTCGCGAACGCGGGCCGCAATATCGCGGCCGAAATCCATGGCGAGTTCGGCGATGTCGCGGCTGCGCTGGCGCAGGCCGCGGTCACCTTTGAAGGTACGTTCACGACGCAACGGGTGCAGCACGCCGCGCTGGAGACCCATGGCGGCCTCGCCTGGGTCGGTGCCGATGGAATCCTCAATGTCCGCTCCAGCACGCAGGTGCCATTCCTCATTCGGCGTACACTGGCCGACCTCTTCCATCTCCCGCCGGACAGGGTGCGGGTATTCTGTGAGCGCGTCGGCGGCGGATTCGGCGGCAAGCAGGAAATGTTCGTCGAGGACATTCTTGCGCTCGCCGCGCTCAAGACCGGCCGCCCGGTCAAATTCGAACTGACGCGGGAAGAACAATTCATCGCGACCTCGACGCGGCATCCGATGCAGGTCACCGTCAAGGCAGGCGCCGACAAGGACGGCAAGCTCACGGCGCTGCAGCTCGACGTACTCTCCAACACCGGCGCCTATGGCAACCATGCCGGGCCGGTGCTGTTTCATTCGGTCCTCGAATGCATCAGCGTCTATAATTGCCCGAACAAGAAGGTCGACGGCGTCGCCGCCTATACCAACACCGTGCCGGCAGGTGCCTTTCGCGGTTACGGCCTGCCGCAGACGCTGATCGCCGTCGAGGCCGCGATCGACGAGCTGGCAAAACAGCTCGGCATCAGCCCGTTCGAGATGCGCCGACGCAACGTCGTCAAACCCGGCGATCCCATGTTGTCGCCGCCGGAATCCAAATATCACGACGTGCTCTATGGCAGCTATGGCCTCGATCAATGCCTTGATCTGGTCGAGCGCGCGTTGGCCGCCGAGGCGCCGATGCCTTCGCTCTCTGCGGACTGGCTGACTGGGGACGGCATCGCGCTGACCATGATCGACACCGTGCCGCCAGCCGGTCATTTCGCCGATTGCAGCATTTCACTGCGCGAGGATGGCGGCTTCGACCTCACGGTCGGCACCGCCGAATTCGGCAATGGCACCAGCACCGTGCATTGCCAGATCGCCGCGTCCGCGCTGGCGACGACCGTCGATCGTATCCGTCTCCTGCAATCCGACACCGCACATGGCGGCCACGATACCGGCGCCTATGGCAGCGCCGGGACTTTCGTCGCCGGCCGCGCGACGCAGGCCGCGGCCGAGGCGCTGGCCGGCCAACTGAAGCAATTCGCGGCGTCATTGTTGGGCGAGAACCCGGACGCGTGCACGCTCGACAACCATGCTGCGGTCTGTGCCGGACGCCGTACCCCCTTTGCCTTGCTCGCCACGTCCGCGCACGCGCTAGGCAAGATGCTCAGCGCCAGCGGCAATTCGAGTGGCACGCCGCGCTCCGTCGCCTTCAATGTACAGGGCTTTCGCGTCGCCGTGAACAAATACACCGGTGAACTCAAGGTCCTGAAGAGCGTGCAAGCCGCCGATGCCGGCCGTGTCGCCAATCCGATGCAGTGCCGCGGCCAGGTCGAGGGCGGGGTCGCTCAATCGCTGGGTGCTGCGCTCTACGAGGAAATGGTGATCGACGACAACGGCCGGGTCATCAATCCCAAATTCCGCGACTATCATCTGCCATCCTTTGCCGACATTCCCCGCACCGATGTGTTCTTCGCCGATACGTCAGACACGCTGGGGCCAATGGGCGCCAAATCGATGAGCGAAAGCCCGTACAACCCGGTCGCCGCCGCGCTCGGCAACGCCATCGCCAACGCCACCGGTATCCGCTTTACGGCGACCCCGTTCAAGCCGGACCGGCTATGGCCGCTGTTGCATGAGAAGTTTGGCAAGTAG
- a CDS encoding response regulator transcription factor: MARRQSFATFIVGKSVLIREGIARILSAANFRTLASVSCADDLSPGKLQSHPSLVLIVHAGDDFESAVEQIELLRERHPKARIAFVADHYRLDEMVSAFRAGASGYFIDVMTCDVFIKSIELVMMGETIFPPAFMSSILLAESEHFARAEPRNDNDPAITVTTERSITQQLSPREKSIMQCLIAGDSNKSIARKIDIAEATVKVHVKAILRKIRVQNRTQAAIWGMNNGSLARPINDGGNTSEQFPDSLPMVSDIKQIEGLVRPELIDQSTNRVKTPNIGRLMRNGTARLSK, encoded by the coding sequence ATGGCGAGGCGGCAATCTTTTGCAACGTTCATTGTTGGGAAAAGCGTTCTAATCAGAGAGGGAATTGCCAGAATTCTAAGCGCAGCAAATTTTCGTACCCTGGCGTCGGTGTCATGCGCTGACGATTTGTCGCCGGGCAAGCTCCAATCGCACCCATCGCTGGTTCTCATTGTCCATGCGGGTGATGATTTCGAATCCGCGGTTGAACAAATCGAGCTCTTGCGGGAGCGGCATCCGAAAGCACGGATTGCGTTCGTGGCCGATCACTATCGGCTAGACGAAATGGTTTCGGCATTTCGGGCGGGCGCCAGCGGCTACTTCATCGACGTCATGACATGCGATGTATTCATCAAATCCATTGAACTGGTGATGATGGGCGAAACAATCTTCCCGCCGGCATTCATGTCATCCATTCTTCTCGCTGAAAGCGAACACTTCGCCAGGGCAGAGCCACGCAACGACAATGATCCGGCGATCACCGTCACGACGGAGCGCAGCATTACGCAACAACTGTCCCCCCGGGAAAAATCGATCATGCAATGCCTGATCGCGGGCGATTCCAACAAGTCCATAGCGCGCAAGATCGATATCGCGGAGGCGACCGTGAAGGTCCACGTCAAGGCGATCCTCCGCAAGATTCGGGTCCAGAACCGGACCCAAGCGGCAATTTGGGGGATGAACAACGGTTCGCTGGCGCGGCCGATAAATGACGGCGGCAATACAAGCGAGCAATTTCCGGATTCGCTCCCGATGGTTTCCGATATCAAGCAGATTGAGGGATTAGTACGACCGGAGTTGATCGATCAATCCACAAACCGCGTGAAGACTCCCAATATTGGCCGCCTGATGCGCAACGGAACAGCACGGCTTAGCAAATAG
- the galE gene encoding UDP-glucose 4-epimerase GalE → MILLTGGAGYIGSHVSVALLDAGLDVVAVDNLSNSNEASLERVQTICGRSLVFRHADIRNEEAIYEMLRAYEVTAVIHLAGLKAVGDSNVRPMTYYENNVVGTMRLVSAMTRASVKKLVFSSSATVYGTPVYLPLDEQHPVGPTNPYGRTKLFIEEILKDLYRSDDGWRIGVLRYFNPVGAHESGLIGEDPLGVPNNLLPFVAQVAIGKREKLHIWGNDYDTSDGTGIRDFIHVVDLASGHLSALSHLKEPGVLTVNLGTGNGNSVLEVIRTFEVVSGRPIPYVIDERRVGDVAICYADPTVARKLLGWTSKRSLTQMCADHWRWQMKNPNGYRGS, encoded by the coding sequence ATGATTTTATTGACCGGAGGCGCTGGCTACATTGGGTCCCATGTCTCTGTCGCGTTGCTTGACGCTGGGCTCGATGTCGTTGCAGTCGATAACCTCTCCAACAGCAACGAAGCGTCTCTCGAACGTGTACAAACCATCTGCGGACGATCGCTCGTCTTTCGACATGCCGACATCCGCAACGAAGAGGCGATCTACGAGATGCTGCGCGCTTACGAAGTGACCGCCGTTATTCACCTCGCGGGGTTGAAGGCGGTGGGCGATTCCAACGTTCGGCCCATGACCTATTACGAGAACAACGTCGTGGGAACGATGCGGCTGGTGTCAGCGATGACGAGAGCAAGCGTGAAGAAACTCGTTTTTAGTTCGTCCGCAACCGTTTATGGCACTCCCGTGTACCTGCCGCTGGACGAACAGCATCCCGTCGGACCGACAAATCCGTACGGGCGCACAAAGCTTTTCATCGAAGAAATACTAAAGGATCTTTATAGATCCGACGACGGTTGGCGGATTGGTGTTCTGCGCTACTTCAATCCGGTTGGTGCGCATGAAAGCGGACTCATCGGTGAAGACCCTCTGGGCGTTCCGAACAACCTGTTGCCGTTCGTGGCGCAAGTGGCAATTGGAAAGCGTGAGAAGCTACACATTTGGGGAAACGACTATGATACTTCGGATGGCACAGGAATCCGAGACTTCATTCATGTCGTGGATCTGGCATCCGGCCATCTAAGTGCTTTGAGCCACCTGAAAGAGCCCGGCGTACTGACCGTCAATCTCGGAACAGGAAACGGCAATAGCGTCCTGGAGGTGATTCGGACATTCGAGGTCGTGAGCGGCAGGCCAATTCCCTACGTGATCGACGAGCGCAGGGTCGGCGATGTTGCAATCTGTTATGCTGATCCGACGGTCGCGAGGAAACTATTGGGTTGGACATCAAAGCGATCATTGACGCAGATGTGTGCCGACCATTGGCGTTGGCAGATGAAAAACCCAAATGGCTATCGTGGGTCTTGA